Proteins from a single region of Bacillota bacterium:
- a CDS encoding response regulator transcription factor — translation MRASSPYRASQAAALRLLSRSPEGRWRPSVIRVVIVDDEKPARDELRFLLESIDGVEVVGEAANAVEALEQVAKTSPDAVFLDVEMPDQSGLEIAKALRQSGRQHAARYPNRPKVVFATAYDEYAVEAFEVSAVDYVLKPFELERVRASIEKLAEGLRDENQAPDSQGVDRLTEKLVREILHRFQPAKLPAEQNGSTILVDSSELVYVCSRNGKVVLKTFDKEYVTKLTLEDVERRLGPRFLRVHRRFIVNLDRVARIIPWFSGTYMVAVKDKDANKVPVSRSQVKELKKAFGL, via the coding sequence ATGCGTGCGAGTTCACCATATCGAGCCAGCCAGGCCGCGGCACTACGGTTGCTTTCACGATCCCCCGAAGGAAGGTGGCGCCCGTCGGTGATTAGAGTAGTCATAGTAGACGACGAGAAGCCTGCAAGGGACGAGCTACGATTCCTCCTAGAGTCGATCGATGGCGTCGAGGTGGTGGGAGAAGCCGCTAATGCTGTGGAGGCGCTCGAGCAAGTCGCCAAGACGAGTCCCGACGCGGTTTTCCTGGACGTCGAGATGCCAGACCAGAGCGGTCTTGAGATCGCCAAGGCCCTCAGGCAGTCAGGGCGGCAACACGCAGCACGGTACCCTAACCGGCCCAAGGTGGTGTTTGCAACGGCGTACGATGAGTATGCTGTGGAGGCCTTCGAGGTGTCGGCCGTGGATTATGTGCTGAAACCCTTTGAATTGGAGCGGGTCAGGGCATCCATCGAGAAGCTCGCTGAGGGGCTCAGAGACGAGAACCAAGCGCCCGACTCCCAGGGGGTCGACCGTCTGACAGAGAAGCTTGTGCGCGAGATCCTGCATAGATTTCAGCCAGCCAAGCTCCCCGCCGAGCAAAACGGTTCCACGATACTCGTAGACTCGTCGGAACTTGTGTACGTCTGCTCCCGGAACGGTAAGGTCGTGCTGAAGACCTTTGACAAGGAATACGTTACCAAGCTGACCCTGGAGGACGTCGAACGCAGGCTTGGCCCCCGTTTCCTCAGGGTGCATCGGCGGTTCATCGTGAACCTCGATAGGGTCGCTCGGATCATCCCGTGGTTTTCGGGCACATACATGGTAGCGGTGAAGGACAAGGACGCGAACAAGGTGCCTGTCTCAAGGTCCCAGGTGAAGGAGCTGAAGAAGGCGTTCGGGCTATAG
- a CDS encoding sensor histidine kinase, producing MAPRLFVLLLQEMSVIAVLACLMGRTQAFKNALNRQATTRDKAILVAFFGILSIIGTYTGIPVRGAIANTRAIGAISAGLLGGPVVGFLAGFIGGVHRYFIGGFTGFACGLSTTVEGLIGGIVHLRMKDAEISGRLGLFWGFAGEILQMIIILTFAKPFGEALELVKIIMFPMVTVNAVGVGMFLALLRATRAEHEKIEAVQAQKALKIASRTLPYLRSGLNFESARQVAEIIKEESGVAAVAITDTEKTLAFVGAGTDHHKPGDPVLTKGTKVALQEGALRVLEDRNMVGCPYKNCPLSSGVVVPLFSDGTVIGAVKLYQDGKKRITPVMVELGKGIGQLLATQLEIARLQAMAALVSQAELKALQAQINPHFLFNALNTVVSFCRTDPMKARDLLIQLSEFFRRNLRQSDQLVTLEDELEHIKSYLAIQGARYGERLKVETNMEPDVKGVLIPPLTLQPVVENSIKHGIGKLPQGGTLKISARTLGDVVEVSVADDGVGMPPERLGALLAGTCVHSDCGAGIGLKNVRERLRNVFGDACEFTISSQPGRGTTVAFTIPRRKVAPVGD from the coding sequence ATGGCGCCGAGGCTGTTCGTGCTGCTGCTCCAAGAGATGTCCGTCATAGCGGTTCTTGCGTGCTTGATGGGGCGGACGCAAGCCTTCAAGAATGCCCTAAACCGCCAGGCCACCACAAGAGACAAGGCGATCCTGGTGGCGTTCTTCGGCATCCTGTCCATCATCGGAACATACACGGGAATTCCGGTGCGAGGAGCCATTGCCAACACTCGCGCGATCGGAGCGATATCAGCAGGCCTCCTCGGAGGGCCCGTAGTCGGATTCCTCGCGGGGTTCATCGGCGGGGTTCACAGGTATTTCATAGGCGGGTTCACCGGGTTCGCGTGTGGTCTGTCCACCACAGTAGAGGGACTCATCGGCGGGATCGTGCACCTGCGGATGAAAGACGCCGAGATCAGCGGCAGGCTCGGCCTTTTCTGGGGTTTTGCCGGCGAGATACTGCAGATGATCATCATCCTAACCTTCGCAAAACCGTTTGGCGAGGCCCTGGAGCTCGTGAAGATCATCATGTTCCCCATGGTTACAGTGAACGCGGTCGGCGTCGGGATGTTCCTCGCCTTGCTCCGGGCCACGCGCGCCGAGCACGAGAAGATCGAGGCTGTGCAGGCTCAGAAAGCCCTCAAGATCGCATCGAGGACGCTGCCGTATCTAAGGAGCGGCTTGAACTTCGAGTCGGCCCGGCAGGTCGCGGAGATCATCAAGGAGGAATCCGGGGTGGCCGCGGTGGCGATCACCGACACCGAGAAGACCCTGGCCTTCGTCGGAGCCGGCACGGATCATCACAAACCTGGCGATCCAGTGCTCACAAAGGGCACCAAGGTGGCGCTGCAAGAAGGCGCGCTCCGGGTCCTCGAAGACAGGAACATGGTCGGCTGCCCGTACAAGAACTGCCCGTTGAGCAGCGGGGTGGTCGTGCCCCTCTTCTCCGACGGGACGGTCATCGGCGCCGTGAAGCTGTACCAGGACGGCAAGAAACGGATCACGCCGGTCATGGTGGAGCTCGGGAAGGGCATCGGCCAGCTTCTTGCAACACAGCTCGAGATAGCACGGCTGCAGGCTATGGCCGCGCTCGTGAGCCAGGCCGAGCTCAAGGCGCTGCAGGCCCAGATCAATCCGCACTTCTTGTTCAACGCCCTGAACACGGTGGTGTCTTTCTGCCGCACGGACCCGATGAAGGCAAGAGACCTCCTCATCCAGCTATCCGAGTTTTTCAGGCGCAACCTCCGCCAATCCGACCAATTGGTCACGCTTGAAGACGAGCTGGAGCACATCAAGTCGTACCTGGCCATTCAGGGGGCGAGGTACGGCGAGCGGCTCAAGGTTGAGACGAACATGGAACCCGACGTCAAAGGGGTGCTCATCCCCCCGCTGACCCTCCAGCCCGTCGTGGAGAATAGCATCAAGCACGGCATCGGTAAGCTGCCGCAAGGCGGCACGCTCAAGATATCCGCCCGCACGCTGGGTGACGTTGTCGAGGTCTCCGTGGCTGACGATGGCGTTGGAATGCCGCCTGAGCGGCTTGGTGCCCTTCTCGCCGGCACCTGTGTGCATAGCGACTGTGGTGCAGGCATAGGTCTGAAGAACGTCAGGGAGAGGCTACGCAATGTCTTCGGAGATGCGTGCGAGTTCACCATATCGAGCCAGCCAGGCCGCGGCACTACGGTTGCTTTCACGATCCCCCGAAGGAAGGTGGCGCCCGTCGGTGATTAG
- a CDS encoding carbohydrate ABC transporter permease has product MTRADSVLIAAAGRRTKTSRRGGRTFVQVLGRILTYVLVAAGAVATATPFVWLILSSFKSLQEVVLFPPTFFPKKPVFSNFREVFSMIPFGRYYLNSIITSVIPTVATVLTSSMTGMGFAKYRFAGRSLLFWIILSTMMVPFPATIVPLYVMVSRAGLVNTYAGLIVVGLSSAFGIFMMRQFIMSIPDELLDAARIDGASEFRIFLQVVMPLTKPAVATLTLFTFTSHWGAYIWPLIVVNSDRLRTLPLAIPYFSGQYFSFQNLINAASLMSIAPVLVLFMFTQRYFVQGIALTGLKS; this is encoded by the coding sequence ATGACCCGAGCAGACAGCGTCCTCATAGCTGCGGCAGGTAGACGCACTAAGACATCCAGGCGAGGCGGTCGCACGTTCGTGCAGGTCTTGGGACGCATCCTCACGTACGTCCTTGTCGCGGCCGGTGCGGTCGCGACCGCGACCCCCTTTGTCTGGCTCATCCTATCCTCGTTCAAGTCGCTCCAAGAAGTCGTGCTCTTCCCGCCAACCTTCTTTCCGAAAAAGCCCGTGTTCTCCAACTTCCGAGAGGTATTCAGCATGATCCCCTTCGGGAGGTATTACCTGAACAGCATCATCACGTCGGTCATCCCTACGGTGGCAACCGTTCTAACCAGCTCCATGACGGGAATGGGGTTTGCCAAGTACCGATTCGCGGGAAGATCGCTCCTATTCTGGATCATCCTCTCCACAATGATGGTGCCATTCCCCGCCACGATCGTTCCGCTCTATGTGATGGTCTCGAGGGCCGGCCTCGTGAACACGTACGCCGGGCTCATCGTGGTGGGCCTCTCGAGCGCGTTCGGCATCTTCATGATGCGCCAGTTCATCATGAGCATCCCTGACGAGCTGCTCGACGCAGCCAGGATAGACGGGGCAAGCGAGTTCCGCATCTTCCTTCAGGTCGTGATGCCGCTCACGAAGCCGGCCGTGGCGACACTGACCCTGTTCACGTTCACGAGCCATTGGGGTGCATACATCTGGCCCCTCATAGTGGTGAACTCCGACCGGCTGCGCACGTTACCGCTGGCGATTCCGTATTTCTCGGGACAGTACTTCAGTTTCCAGAACCTCATCAACGCGGCCTCGCTCATGTCTATAGCGCCGGTGCTTGTGCTGTTCATGTTCACACAGCGTTATTTCGTGCAAGGCATCGCCCTCACGGGCCTCAAATCGTAG
- a CDS encoding sugar ABC transporter permease gives MNPGSSAVVAVRRRPFTWHRLQKLVAPYVFISPGVIFYLMVTIIPMIWGFWISFHKWSIIWPAHPWVGLANYRALLTEDLFWTSLRNTAVYTAGVVPVEVALALMVALLLNTKLRGRGIFRLLYYLPVVTPLSISAVIWQWIYHPHVGLFNWLMRVLRLPTHDWLQEIGTAMLAVVIVGIWSGVGYRMVIFLAALQGVPQTYYEAAMIDGASGFALFRHITLPLLKPATLFVLVTSVMSSFQVFSLVNVLTQGGPLDATNVVVYYIYKRAFGDLQFGLAAAASFVLFAIILVITAIQWKLVGREVSYE, from the coding sequence ATGAACCCGGGTTCTTCCGCAGTGGTTGCTGTGAGGAGGCGTCCATTCACCTGGCACCGGCTGCAGAAGCTGGTAGCGCCTTACGTCTTCATATCCCCCGGTGTGATCTTTTACCTGATGGTGACGATCATACCTATGATCTGGGGGTTTTGGATCAGCTTTCACAAGTGGAGCATCATCTGGCCTGCACATCCCTGGGTAGGCCTTGCCAACTACCGGGCCCTTCTCACCGAGGACCTCTTTTGGACCTCGCTGCGTAACACGGCTGTCTACACGGCAGGCGTTGTGCCGGTGGAGGTGGCGCTTGCGCTCATGGTCGCGCTCCTTTTGAACACCAAGCTGCGCGGACGGGGCATCTTCCGGCTTCTTTATTACCTGCCCGTTGTAACGCCCCTCTCCATTTCAGCGGTGATATGGCAGTGGATATATCACCCCCATGTCGGGCTCTTTAACTGGTTGATGCGAGTGCTCCGGCTCCCCACCCACGACTGGCTCCAGGAGATCGGCACGGCGATGCTTGCGGTGGTAATCGTAGGTATATGGTCCGGCGTGGGTTACCGGATGGTCATCTTCCTGGCGGCACTTCAAGGAGTTCCACAGACCTACTACGAAGCCGCGATGATAGATGGCGCCTCGGGGTTCGCGTTGTTCAGGCATATCACGCTTCCGCTTCTGAAGCCCGCCACGCTCTTCGTGCTCGTGACGAGCGTCATGAGCTCTTTCCAGGTCTTCAGCCTCGTCAACGTCCTTACCCAGGGCGGCCCGTTGGACGCCACGAACGTTGTGGTGTACTACATCTACAAGCGCGCCTTCGGAGACCTGCAGTTCGGCCTCGCGGCCGCGGCGTCCTTCGTGCTCTTCGCAATAATCCTCGTAATAACGGCAATCCAATGGAAGCTGGTCGGAAGGGAGGTCAGCTACGAATGA
- a CDS encoding ABC transporter substrate-binding protein has protein sequence MTRKMRRVLAFSIAALLVLGIASGAVLAKKTTIVHWQHHSPARKEMVEAFAAEFMEKNPDIEIQIESIPEADYFQKLLPALAAGSGPDTFQIPAGQVSSYAATGVLQPISPKVATAAQIEADFVPSAIKRLKVGDNYYGFPIDTQTIVLFYNPQLFKEAGLDPAKPPQTWAELIEYAKAMTRRDANGVTTCMGVATGGYGPVLASLMLQNGASLWNNQTDLPDFNSPAAIEALKFATDLVTTYKVEDRQMGSRWNAFRQSKLGMVFAHPAMIGSFRSTVPDLVFNIAQIPAPKPGGPRTTLLTSWAYVVSKKAPSEAASKWVAYLTSADAQKRWITKTGDLPTRKALLDLPEYKNDPLLGPCMESMKNSVPVPWTTRRLDDELPRQAYERVILKNETPAQAMKWLSEEAVKAEKEQRALAQP, from the coding sequence GTGACCAGAAAGATGCGACGGGTTCTTGCGTTCAGCATTGCCGCCCTGCTCGTCTTGGGAATTGCAAGCGGGGCGGTCCTCGCCAAGAAAACCACGATAGTGCACTGGCAGCACCACTCCCCGGCCCGCAAGGAAATGGTGGAAGCATTCGCCGCAGAGTTCATGGAGAAGAACCCAGACATTGAGATCCAGATCGAGTCGATACCTGAGGCCGACTATTTCCAGAAGCTTCTCCCCGCCCTTGCAGCGGGTTCTGGGCCTGACACGTTCCAGATCCCAGCGGGCCAAGTGTCGTCGTACGCAGCGACTGGGGTGCTCCAGCCGATCAGCCCGAAGGTCGCGACTGCTGCGCAGATTGAGGCGGACTTTGTGCCGTCGGCCATAAAGCGCCTCAAGGTGGGTGACAACTACTACGGCTTCCCTATCGACACACAGACGATAGTCCTCTTCTACAACCCACAGCTCTTCAAGGAGGCCGGACTTGACCCGGCCAAGCCCCCGCAGACGTGGGCCGAGCTCATCGAGTACGCCAAGGCGATGACGCGCCGAGACGCAAACGGCGTGACGACGTGCATGGGCGTGGCCACCGGCGGGTACGGACCCGTCCTCGCGTCTCTCATGCTGCAGAATGGCGCGTCACTCTGGAACAACCAAACCGATCTCCCCGATTTCAATTCCCCGGCGGCGATCGAAGCCCTGAAGTTTGCGACAGACCTCGTCACCACGTACAAGGTCGAGGACAGACAGATGGGGTCGAGATGGAATGCCTTCCGCCAGAGCAAGCTCGGGATGGTATTCGCCCACCCCGCCATGATAGGTAGCTTCAGGTCAACCGTGCCGGACCTCGTGTTCAACATTGCGCAGATCCCCGCGCCAAAGCCGGGCGGACCGCGAACGACGCTTCTTACCTCGTGGGCCTACGTCGTGTCGAAGAAGGCGCCCTCTGAAGCGGCCTCGAAGTGGGTCGCCTACCTCACTTCGGCGGATGCTCAGAAGCGGTGGATCACGAAGACCGGGGACCTCCCCACGCGTAAGGCTCTCCTTGACCTTCCGGAGTACAAGAACGACCCGTTGCTCGGACCGTGCATGGAATCCATGAAGAACAGCGTTCCCGTCCCGTGGACCACGCGGCGACTCGATGACGAGCTTCCTCGCCAGGCTTATGAGCGCGTCATTCTTAAGAACGAGACCCCGGCACAGGCCATGAAGTGGCTCTCCGAAGAGGCGGTCAAGGCTGAGAAGGAGCAGAGGGCTCTTGCTCAGCCCTAG
- a CDS encoding Gfo/Idh/MocA family oxidoreductase, translating into MTRATGCRGCKHSEVRIGIVSFAHMHAYSYARAVRSIPGAILAGITDDSEERGLAASREFEAPYYRSIDDLLVTDIDAVIICSENARHKEHVLAAAAAGKHVLCEKPIATTLDDASIMVNECRDKGVELGIAFPVRHAPPVVRAKQLIDEGKIGRVIAVSATNHGRMPGGWFIDRALSGGGAVLDHTVHVADLLRWFLADEARRVYAEVDTRMHDIAIDDCGTLSIEFEKGVFATLDPSWSRPKAYPTWGDVTMEIVGTSGVVSLDVFAQVLVHASDARNAVLYRPWGDDMDLALVTDFVESVREGRSPAASGFDGMKALEIALAAYESARRGEPVELSHPI; encoded by the coding sequence ATGACGCGCGCGACAGGCTGCAGAGGCTGCAAGCACAGCGAGGTCCGCATCGGAATCGTGAGCTTCGCCCACATGCACGCGTACAGTTACGCACGGGCCGTGCGCTCCATTCCTGGCGCGATCCTCGCTGGAATCACAGATGACTCGGAGGAGCGCGGGCTGGCAGCATCACGTGAGTTCGAGGCACCGTATTACCGCAGCATTGACGATCTTCTTGTCACAGACATCGACGCTGTCATAATCTGTTCAGAGAATGCCCGCCACAAGGAGCATGTCCTTGCGGCCGCCGCGGCGGGCAAGCACGTGCTATGCGAGAAGCCGATAGCGACCACGCTGGACGACGCGTCGATCATGGTGAACGAGTGCCGTGATAAGGGCGTCGAGCTTGGCATAGCGTTTCCCGTTCGACATGCGCCTCCTGTGGTCAGAGCCAAGCAGCTCATCGACGAAGGCAAGATCGGAAGGGTCATCGCGGTAAGCGCCACCAACCACGGAAGGATGCCCGGCGGCTGGTTCATCGACCGTGCCTTGTCCGGTGGCGGGGCGGTGCTTGATCACACGGTCCACGTGGCCGATCTCCTGAGGTGGTTCCTCGCGGACGAAGCCAGGCGCGTCTATGCCGAGGTAGACACGAGGATGCACGACATCGCGATCGACGACTGCGGTACCCTGAGCATAGAGTTCGAGAAGGGCGTGTTCGCGACGCTCGACCCAAGCTGGTCGAGACCCAAAGCGTACCCCACTTGGGGGGACGTGACCATGGAGATAGTGGGGACCTCCGGCGTGGTGTCGCTGGATGTTTTCGCGCAGGTCCTCGTGCACGCCAGTGATGCGCGGAACGCCGTCCTTTACAGGCCTTGGGGCGATGATATGGACCTCGCGCTCGTGACGGACTTCGTAGAGTCGGTGCGGGAGGGCCGGTCTCCCGCGGCAAGCGGCTTCGACGGCATGAAAGCGCTCGAGATAGCCCTGGCAGCCTACGAGTCGGCGAGGCGCGGCGAGCCTGTCGAGCTGTCCCATCCCATTTGA
- a CDS encoding Gfo/Idh/MocA family oxidoreductase, with product MKEGRAPGEPGNSRERGVTVHKVAIWGAGTMGRVHAGCYQRSEEARVAYVIDQDPTKAQELAATCGARAIGEPAAALLDPEVDVVDVCLPTYLHREAVEEAARAGKHVLCEKPAALSIDDAKAMLETCRACGVKLGVAHVVRYFPEYETVHQMITSGELGQIGTVRLSRVGPFPRGWTDWYADETRSGGLLLDLSIHDFDFLRWCFGPVDHVYARKARNDRPLEYALVVVRMKNGVIAHVEGSWAHPGPFSYKFEVCGSAGMVEYDSLKARPLSVVTAPAPVSPRGGASAAGSGTPGGVAVPESPLKSREPYLREIRDFLAYVRGESTPRVLPEDAVAALEISLAATRSALTGKVVSVS from the coding sequence TTGAAGGAAGGACGGGCACCAGGCGAGCCGGGGAATTCACGCGAGAGGGGTGTTACGGTGCACAAAGTTGCCATCTGGGGCGCCGGCACCATGGGGCGAGTGCATGCCGGCTGCTACCAGCGCAGTGAAGAAGCCCGCGTGGCGTACGTCATCGATCAGGACCCAACGAAAGCCCAAGAACTCGCCGCTACGTGCGGGGCTCGCGCCATAGGCGAGCCGGCTGCCGCACTCCTAGACCCTGAGGTCGACGTGGTGGACGTCTGCCTACCGACTTACCTCCACAGAGAGGCCGTGGAAGAGGCTGCGCGCGCAGGAAAGCATGTCTTGTGCGAGAAGCCCGCGGCTCTATCTATCGACGATGCAAAGGCCATGCTAGAAACATGCAGAGCCTGCGGCGTGAAGCTCGGCGTAGCCCACGTCGTGCGTTATTTCCCCGAGTATGAGACCGTACATCAAATGATAACCTCCGGAGAGCTGGGGCAGATCGGCACAGTACGTCTCTCCAGGGTGGGGCCGTTCCCGAGGGGTTGGACGGACTGGTACGCAGATGAAACGCGAAGCGGCGGATTGCTGCTTGACCTCTCCATTCATGATTTTGACTTCCTCAGATGGTGCTTCGGGCCGGTGGATCATGTGTACGCCCGCAAAGCACGCAATGATAGACCTCTCGAGTACGCCCTCGTTGTAGTGCGTATGAAAAACGGAGTCATCGCTCATGTCGAAGGAAGCTGGGCTCACCCGGGGCCGTTCTCCTACAAGTTCGAGGTATGCGGGAGCGCGGGGATGGTCGAGTATGACAGTCTAAAAGCCCGCCCGCTATCCGTGGTAACCGCACCTGCTCCGGTAAGTCCGCGTGGAGGCGCGAGCGCAGCGGGAAGCGGAACGCCGGGCGGCGTTGCTGTTCCCGAAAGCCCCCTGAAAAGCAGGGAGCCCTACCTTCGCGAGATCCGCGATTTCCTCGCGTATGTGCGTGGGGAAAGCACGCCGCGAGTCCTCCCGGAAGACGCCGTGGCCGCGCTCGAGATAAGCTTGGCTGCCACCCGCTCGGCGCTCACTGGCAAGGTGGTGAGTGTATCATGA
- a CDS encoding ROK family transcriptional regulator → MASLKRTADSTLAKKVNTMLVLDAVRKYSPLSRADVAKLTKLSPSTVSAIVSELVSAGLVTEAKGAPTGVAGRRPILLSLNAGASLAAIIDVQVTRILYGVIDLAGNPVSIMKEEADLSSPANTVDQILKAAARALSRLPRASAGAAAGIGVAVPGMVDTRTGVILRSTRLRWVNLALAQRLEREFGLPVLVERDVRAAAWGERCYGHARNVADFVYVTVGEGGFGAGLVMNGKPYVGARMHAGELGHMTVDMRGQRCSCGNIGCLAEVASSAIREWKAGGAGDALVEYTATGLVSLINLLDPELAVLGGDIGSLPEFAARVEAVARERALLAPGQMPRVVSSQLGDMGVALGLAGLVFDKFYWGEALAHDLPAVAERATVSYRS, encoded by the coding sequence ATGGCCAGCCTTAAGCGGACCGCCGACTCGACCCTCGCCAAGAAGGTCAACACCATGCTTGTGCTGGATGCGGTCAGGAAGTACTCGCCCTTGTCCCGGGCCGACGTGGCGAAGCTCACCAAGCTCAGCCCGTCCACGGTCTCCGCAATAGTATCGGAGCTCGTGAGCGCCGGCCTCGTGACCGAGGCCAAGGGCGCTCCCACCGGCGTCGCCGGGAGGCGGCCCATCCTCTTGAGTCTAAACGCAGGCGCCAGCCTCGCTGCCATCATTGACGTCCAGGTGACGAGGATCCTATACGGCGTGATCGACCTCGCGGGGAATCCTGTCTCCATCATGAAGGAGGAGGCGGACCTCTCGAGCCCTGCCAACACGGTGGATCAGATCCTCAAAGCGGCCGCGCGGGCCCTCTCGCGTCTTCCGCGGGCGAGCGCCGGTGCCGCCGCCGGTATAGGTGTCGCAGTGCCCGGAATGGTGGATACAAGGACCGGCGTGATCTTGAGGTCAACCAGGCTCCGTTGGGTAAACCTCGCGCTCGCACAGCGACTTGAGCGCGAGTTCGGCCTGCCGGTTCTGGTGGAGCGCGATGTGCGCGCGGCAGCGTGGGGCGAGAGATGCTATGGGCACGCCCGGAACGTGGCCGACTTTGTTTACGTGACGGTGGGCGAGGGCGGATTCGGCGCCGGGCTCGTGATGAACGGAAAACCATACGTCGGCGCTCGAATGCATGCGGGCGAGCTCGGACACATGACCGTGGACATGCGGGGTCAGAGGTGCTCGTGCGGCAACATCGGGTGCCTCGCGGAGGTGGCTTCGTCGGCGATCCGCGAGTGGAAGGCCGGAGGGGCCGGCGATGCGCTCGTCGAATACACTGCTACTGGCCTCGTGAGCCTCATCAACCTGCTCGACCCGGAGCTCGCGGTGCTCGGCGGCGACATCGGTAGCTTGCCCGAATTCGCGGCGCGCGTGGAGGCAGTGGCCAGAGAACGAGCCCTCCTGGCCCCAGGCCAGATGCCTCGCGTTGTCTCGTCGCAGCTCGGAGACATGGGGGTCGCTCTCGGGCTTGCAGGCCTCGTTTTCGATAAGTTCTACTGGGGTGAGGCATTGGCTCACGACCTTCCTGCGGTCGCCGAACGCGCGACTGTGAGCTACCGCTCTTGA
- a CDS encoding phosphatidylserine decarboxylase codes for MSVGAVMLMVVGVGAALVGALVLFLRRVWFYRDPVRVPPDDPAAILAPADGKLIYARRFTGGKVFVEKLGKTIPVTELSGTDFGAGESGWIIGVYMTPLDVHFNYAPVAGTVSRVVHTPAAVNLPMLDLWEYVKLTYLRQAIDLFGRRYHLSNERNTIFINVERPCSQGPGAAGGTVGVPGARRTMIAVVEIADKFVNKIRCFVKEGDILRPGQKLSFIERGSQVDLVIPGDDVEIVAKVGQQVYGARTVIARFRNRGTTGETGEEVPEMAEAGRRIEGTTGTAAAAGPAEPAG; via the coding sequence ATGAGCGTTGGTGCAGTGATGTTGATGGTAGTGGGGGTCGGAGCCGCGCTCGTGGGCGCGCTGGTTCTTTTCTTGAGGCGCGTATGGTTTTACCGGGACCCCGTGAGGGTCCCGCCTGACGACCCTGCGGCCATCCTGGCGCCGGCGGACGGCAAGCTCATATACGCCCGCAGGTTCACGGGCGGGAAGGTCTTTGTGGAGAAGCTGGGGAAGACGATTCCCGTGACCGAGTTATCCGGAACTGATTTCGGTGCGGGCGAATCCGGCTGGATCATAGGGGTATACATGACGCCGCTCGACGTTCATTTCAACTACGCTCCCGTGGCAGGCACCGTGTCGCGTGTGGTTCACACTCCCGCGGCGGTGAACCTGCCGATGTTGGACCTTTGGGAATACGTCAAGCTCACTTACCTGAGGCAAGCCATCGATCTTTTCGGGCGCAGGTACCACCTGTCCAACGAGCGCAATACCATATTCATCAACGTGGAGCGGCCGTGCTCGCAAGGCCCCGGGGCTGCGGGTGGCACGGTGGGTGTGCCTGGCGCCAGGCGGACCATGATTGCCGTAGTCGAGATCGCTGATAAATTCGTCAACAAGATACGGTGCTTCGTGAAGGAGGGCGACATCCTGCGGCCCGGTCAGAAGCTGTCGTTCATAGAACGTGGGTCGCAAGTGGACCTCGTGATCCCCGGGGATGACGTCGAAATCGTTGCAAAGGTGGGGCAGCAGGTATACGGCGCCCGCACGGTGATAGCGAGGTTCAGAAACAGGGGGACGACGGGAGAGACGGGAGAGGAAGTGCCAGAAATGGCGGAGGCGGGGCGAAGGATAGAGGGGACTACGGGGACTGCGGCGGCGGCGGGGCCGGCGGAGCCGGCGGGTTAG
- a CDS encoding 4Fe-4S binding protein, with translation MFACARRLGKGGLAGTCIGVRSIGGMERGFKVVVCRACDDPPCARVCPVGALQVRRGGGVRLDEARCIGCGHCRDACVIGAVFWDDETGKPMICVHCGYCAKFCPHGVLTIERADTTESAAARVGMATGTRGERAEGQESLERALEASNVAHATEKSAEGAGANA, from the coding sequence ATGTTCGCGTGCGCGAGACGACTCGGGAAAGGCGGCCTCGCTGGCACGTGCATTGGGGTGAGATCCATCGGCGGCATGGAGCGGGGTTTCAAGGTGGTCGTGTGCCGAGCATGCGACGACCCACCGTGCGCGAGGGTCTGCCCTGTGGGCGCGCTTCAGGTCCGCAGGGGCGGGGGTGTGCGCCTCGATGAAGCGCGGTGCATCGGGTGCGGCCACTGCCGTGACGCCTGTGTCATCGGCGCGGTTTTCTGGGACGACGAAACGGGGAAGCCGATGATCTGCGTCCACTGCGGCTATTGCGCGAAGTTCTGCCCGCACGGCGTGCTTACCATAGAGAGGGCCGACACGACTGAGAGCGCTGCTGCGCGCGTTGGCATGGCCACCGGAACCAGAGGAGAGAGGGCGGAGGGGCAGGAGAGCCTGGAGAGGGCCCTTGAGGCGAGCAATGTGGCACACGCAACAGAGAAGAGTGCGGAGGGGGCTGGAGCAAATGCTTAG